CGCCCGTCCGGCCAGGCGGCATAGGCGTCCATGGTTCCGTCCGCGGTGGCAATATCGATGGCACTGGCGGTCATGATCGAAGGACTATTTCGGCGTGGTGCTTTCCAGGCGCGTGACGATCGCGGACCAGGTCTTGCGGTCTTCTACCATCTGTTTCGTCACGCGTTCCGGCGGCCCGCCCCATGGCGCCATGCCAATCTCGGCTAACAGCTTTTTCGTCTCGGGCTTCTTCAGAAACGCATCGATCGCGGCATTGAGCTTGGCGATGATCGGCTTCGGCGTGCCGGCCGGCGCATAAATGGCATTCCAGGTGGCGCAGGTAATATCGACTCCGGCCTGTTTCAGCGTCGGCACATTGGGCACGGCATCCAGGCGTTCCTCGCTTGAAACGGCAAGCACCTTGGCCGACATCGAACTCGGACCAAAGGCGGGCGTGCCCAGTTCAAGCTGGCCGCCGAGCAGATCCTGCACAATCTGCGTCGAGCCGCGATACGAAATGAAGTTGCCTTCGATGCCGAGCTTCTCGGCCAGCATCACGCCGCAATAAAGCCCCATGGTGCCGGGACCGGGATGACCAATGTTGAGCTTATTGCCCTGCTTGGCGGCATAGGCCTTGAGTTCGGCCACCGTGGACACGCCGATCTTCGGCGAAGCTAGCACACCATTCGGCGTCGCACCGATCATAATGACCGGCTCGAAGTCCTTGTCCGGATCGACATTGAAGTTCTTGTCGATCAGTGGCCGGAACACCATCGGCCCGATCGCCGAGACGACAAAATTATAGCCGTCCGGCGCCATGCGGCCGACGGTCTGCAAACCGAGCAAACCGGCACCGCCGACCTTGGTTTCGACCACGACGGTCTGGCCCAGCTTCTCGGTCAGATCGTGCGCGATGGCGCGCGCGGCAAAATCCATCATGCCACCGCCAGGAAATGTCTGCGTAATCGTGATCGTCCGCGAGGGCCATTCCTGCGCGGCGGCGGACTGCGGCAGGCAGACGACAGCGGCAACGGCCGCGATCAAGTTCCAGCGCAGGATCGATCCTGTGCGCGTTGATATGCCCAACATTGGATTGTTCCCCGAATTACGATTGTTGCGGTAAAAAAGAAGAACCGCGGCGGTGCCCCACACGCCGCGGTTCATAATCACGCAAATCGCAATCGATGACAATGCGCCAAAACCCGCGCACTAAGAGGGTCAGCGGCCGTAAGACTGACGGCCGCCGCCCGGTATTTAGTGATCCTCACCCATCTCGCCGATGTGGTGCTGCGAATAGAGCTGGACACCGAGCTTGGCGACAAGATCGAGCTGGGTCTCGAGGAAGTCGATGTGATGCTCCTCGTCCGACATCAGCTTCTCGAACAAATCGCGCGTGACGTAGTCCTTGACGCCGTTGCAGTAGTGCGCGGCCTCCTGATAGAGCGCGCGCGCTGAAATCTCGGCGGCCAGATCGCAATCGAGGATTTCCTTGACGTCCTGACCGATGTGCAGCGGGTCCAGCACCTGCATGTTGGGGAAGCCGTCAAAGAAGATGATCCGCTCGATCAGCTTGTCCGCGTGTTCCATCTCCTCGATCGATTCCTTGCGCCACTGCTTGGCAAGATCCTTGAGGCCCCAGTTGTCGAGCAGGCGGTAGTGCAGCCAGTACTGATTGACCGCGGTCAGTTCGTGGCGCAGCGCCTTGTTGAGATACTCGATGACCTTGGAT
The Pseudolabrys sp. FHR47 genome window above contains:
- a CDS encoding tripartite tricarboxylate transporter substrate binding protein codes for the protein MLGISTRTGSILRWNLIAAVAAVVCLPQSAAAQEWPSRTITITQTFPGGGMMDFAARAIAHDLTEKLGQTVVVETKVGGAGLLGLQTVGRMAPDGYNFVVSAIGPMVFRPLIDKNFNVDPDKDFEPVIMIGATPNGVLASPKIGVSTVAELKAYAAKQGNKLNIGHPGPGTMGLYCGVMLAEKLGIEGNFISYRGSTQIVQDLLGGQLELGTPAFGPSSMSAKVLAVSSEERLDAVPNVPTLKQAGVDITCATWNAIYAPAGTPKPIIAKLNAAIDAFLKKPETKKLLAEIGMAPWGGPPERVTKQMVEDRKTWSAIVTRLESTTPK
- the bfr gene encoding bacterioferritin: MKGESKVIEYLNKALRHELTAVNQYWLHYRLLDNWGLKDLAKQWRKESIEEMEHADKLIERIIFFDGFPNMQVLDPLHIGQDVKEILDCDLAAEISARALYQEAAHYCNGVKDYVTRDLFEKLMSDEEHHIDFLETQLDLVAKLGVQLYSQHHIGEMGEDH